The proteins below are encoded in one region of Cucurbita pepo subsp. pepo cultivar mu-cu-16 unplaced genomic scaffold, ASM280686v2 Cp4.1_scaffold000265, whole genome shotgun sequence:
- the LOC111784696 gene encoding haloacid dehalogenase-like hydrolase domain-containing protein Sgpp, which yields MTAPQDENSVHRKCPLAELAPVQAVLFDVDGTLCDSDPLHYYAFREMLQEIGFNGGVPIDEEFFIKNVAGKHNDDIAQALFPDDYERGLKFCDDKEAMFRRLVTEQLKPVNGLYKVKKWIEDRGLKRAAVTNAPRPNAELMISMLGLTDFFEAVIIGGECEHAKPHPEPYLKALEVLKVSKDHTFIFEDSVSGIKAGVAAEMPVVGIATRNPEHLLMQAKPALLVKDYDDLKLWAALDELDKRGGTINKA from the exons GAAATGCCCTCTCGCCGAGCTCGCTCCCGTGCAAGCAGTTCTATTTGATGTCGATGGAACATTGTGTGATTCGGATCCGCTCCATTACTATGCCTTCCGTGAAATGCTTCAAGAG ATTGGTTTCAATGGTGGGGTTCCAATAGATGAGgagtttttcattaaaaatgttGCTGGCAAGCATAACGATGATATTGCCCAAGCACTTTTCCCTGATGATTACGAGCGAGGTTTGAAATTTTGCGACGACAAGGAGGCTATGTTTAGGAG ATTGGTTACCGAACAATTAAAGCCTGTGAATGGCTTGTACAAAGTGAAGAAATGGATAGAAGACCGTGGTTTAAAACGTGCTGCAGTTACAAACGCCCCTCGGCCGAATGCCGAGCTCATGATCTCCATGCTTGGTCTTACGGATTTCTTCGAGGCTGTTATCATAGGTGGTGAATGTGAGCATGCCAAGCCACATCCAGAACCGTATTTGAAGGCTCTTGAAGTACTCAAAGTGTCAAAGGATCACACTTTCATTTTTGAG GATTCTGTATCAGGGATCAAAGCTGGAGTGGCAGCCGAGATGCCTGTCGTCGGTATAGCGACAAGAAATCCCGAGCACTTGTTGATGCAAGCAAAGCCTGCCCTCCTCGTAAAGGACTACGACGACCTGAAATTGTGGGCAGCGTTGGATGAACTCGATAAGAGAGGAGGTACCATTAACAAGGCATGA